Proteins encoded together in one Polaribacter reichenbachii window:
- the galK gene encoding galactokinase: MKEAFINEVKTKFLSTFSTEPMLVFSPGRINIIGEHTDYNGGFVFPAAVDKGIYAAIQKSDSGSSTAIAVDLDSTIEFELDKLKPSKEGSWENYVFGVVAEIQNRNKVVGDFNIIFKGDIPGGAGMSSSAALENSVVFGLNELFNLGLTKTEMILISQKAEHNYVGVNCGIMDQYASMFGIENNALLLDCRTIEAKSYEIDFKDHQLILINTNVKHSLSDSAYNDRRSACESIAKLLEVDTLRDATEADLEKIIDKVTPENYQKALYVIQEIERTQKAAKAIEENDLETLGGLIYASHNGLQHQYKVSCDELDFLVDQAKKNKNILGARMMGGGFGGCTINLIARDEVKAFAESASKAYKTKFDKDCSVYFIELSQGTHLVN, translated from the coding sequence ATGAAGGAAGCTTTTATTAATGAAGTTAAAACTAAATTTTTATCCACTTTTAGTACAGAACCAATGCTTGTTTTTTCTCCTGGTAGAATAAATATTATTGGAGAACATACAGATTATAATGGTGGCTTTGTATTTCCTGCTGCGGTAGATAAAGGTATTTATGCTGCAATTCAAAAAAGCGATTCTGGCAGTTCTACTGCAATTGCAGTAGATTTAGATAGCACCATAGAGTTTGAATTAGATAAACTAAAACCATCTAAAGAAGGTAGTTGGGAAAACTACGTTTTTGGTGTGGTTGCAGAAATACAAAATAGAAATAAAGTTGTTGGCGATTTTAATATCATTTTTAAAGGAGATATTCCTGGTGGTGCAGGTATGTCATCATCAGCAGCATTAGAGAATAGTGTGGTATTTGGTTTAAACGAGTTATTTAATTTAGGCTTAACCAAAACAGAAATGATTTTAATTTCTCAGAAAGCAGAACATAATTATGTAGGTGTAAATTGCGGAATTATGGACCAGTATGCAAGTATGTTTGGTATCGAAAATAATGCTTTATTATTAGATTGCAGAACAATAGAAGCGAAGTCTTATGAAATCGATTTTAAAGACCATCAATTGATACTCATCAACACAAACGTAAAACATAGTTTGTCTGATAGTGCTTATAATGATAGAAGATCGGCTTGTGAAAGTATTGCAAAATTACTTGAAGTAGATACTTTAAGAGATGCTACAGAAGCAGATTTAGAAAAAATTATTGATAAAGTTACACCAGAAAATTATCAAAAAGCGTTGTATGTAATTCAAGAAATTGAAAGAACACAAAAAGCTGCAAAAGCCATAGAGGAAAATGATTTAGAAACTTTAGGTGGTTTGATTTATGCATCACATAATGGTTTGCAACATCAATATAAAGTAAGTTGTGACGAGTTAGATTTTTTGGTAGACCAAGCTAAGAAAAACAAAAATATTTTAGGAGCAAGAATGATGGGTGGTGGTTTTGGTGGTTGTACCATTAACTTAATTGCCAGAGATGAAGTAAAAGCATTTGCAGAATCTGCTTCTAAAGCCTATAAAACTAAATTCGATAAAGACTGTTCTGTATATTTTATAGAATTATCTCAAGGAACGCATTTGGTAAATTAA